From Cellulomonas oligotrophica, a single genomic window includes:
- a CDS encoding flavin reductase family protein, translated as MTLLQPAPAARRTTTLTEQPRAFRDGLSAMVTSVCVITTAVDGHRHGFTANSVTSVSMDPPLVLVCLADTAECHDAFWATDSVAVNVLADDQAHLSTVFATRGADKFAAATFHAGATGAPVLEGATLTLEGRVHERTTAGDHTMILVEVTAVAQGDRTPLTYQGRRFRRLLPTEE; from the coding sequence ATGACCCTGCTGCAGCCCGCACCGGCCGCCCGCCGGACCACCACCCTCACCGAGCAGCCGCGCGCGTTCCGCGACGGCCTGTCCGCCATGGTCACGTCCGTCTGCGTGATCACCACGGCCGTCGACGGCCACCGCCACGGCTTCACCGCCAACTCCGTCACGTCGGTGTCGATGGACCCGCCGCTGGTGCTGGTGTGCCTGGCCGACACCGCCGAGTGCCACGACGCGTTCTGGGCGACGGACAGCGTCGCGGTCAACGTGCTCGCCGACGACCAGGCGCACCTGTCGACCGTGTTCGCCACCCGCGGCGCCGACAAGTTCGCCGCCGCGACGTTCCACGCCGGTGCCACCGGCGCCCCGGTGCTCGAGGGCGCGACCCTCACGCTCGAGGGCCGGGTGCACGAGCGCACCACCGCCGGCGACCACACGATGATCCTCGTCGAGGTCACCGCGGTGGCCCAGGGCGACCGCACCCCGCTGACCTACCAGGGCCGGCGGTTCCGCCGGCTGCTGCCCACCGAGGAGTGA
- a CDS encoding NADPH-dependent FMN reductase produces MGLPYPPPAADDVVVLVGNPRPGSRTATAALRVAEVLDPGATPVLVDLAAFGPAVLDPDDADVTAATARVAAARLLVVASPVYKGAATGLLKAFLDRYGPGGLAGVVAQAVMVGASPAHGHAVETTLRPVLVELGAVCPAAGLYLQEQRLPALRTDDDPVVAWADAHAWPVHAALAAPALAAL; encoded by the coding sequence ATGGGCCTGCCGTACCCACCCCCCGCCGCCGACGACGTGGTCGTCCTGGTCGGCAACCCGCGCCCCGGGTCGCGCACCGCGACCGCCGCGTTGCGCGTCGCCGAGGTCCTCGACCCCGGCGCGACGCCCGTCCTGGTGGACCTGGCCGCGTTCGGCCCGGCCGTGCTCGACCCGGACGACGCCGACGTCACGGCCGCCACGGCCCGCGTGGCCGCCGCGCGGCTGCTGGTCGTCGCCAGCCCCGTCTACAAGGGGGCCGCGACCGGGCTGCTCAAGGCGTTCCTCGACCGGTACGGGCCCGGCGGCCTGGCCGGCGTCGTGGCCCAGGCCGTGATGGTCGGTGCCAGCCCCGCGCACGGGCACGCCGTGGAGACGACGCTGCGCCCCGTGCTCGTCGAGCTCGGTGCCGTGTGCCCCGCCGCGGGCCTGTACCTGCAGGAGCAGCGGCTGCCCGCGCTGCGCACCGACGACGACCCGGTGGTCGCCTGGGCCGACGCGCACGCGTGGCCCGTGCACGCCGCCCTCGCCGCCCCGGCCCTCGCGGCGCTGTAG
- a CDS encoding AAA family ATPase has product MAQGTGRGLSSRLPVWRVEASGVGAPEPAAEDDWRPPADWYRQVPAVAQVLDEGWDLSAVTVLVGENGAGKSTLVEGVAGAFGMGPEGGSTGSRHSTRPTESALADELKLLRGAGAPRRGFFLRAETMHGFYTYLEEHPGGYDPDFHEMSHGESFLALIGSRMMQPGFYVLDEPESALSFTGSLALLQHLHELASGGSQVLLSTHSPLLAALPGAQVWEVGEWGMRRCAWEDLELVQSWRGFLDSPQRYLRHVLT; this is encoded by the coding sequence ATGGCGCAGGGGACGGGACGAGGGCTGAGCAGCAGGTTGCCGGTGTGGCGGGTCGAGGCGTCCGGCGTCGGGGCGCCGGAACCGGCTGCCGAGGACGACTGGCGGCCGCCCGCGGACTGGTACCGGCAGGTGCCGGCCGTGGCGCAGGTGCTCGACGAGGGGTGGGACCTGTCCGCGGTGACGGTGCTGGTGGGGGAGAACGGCGCGGGCAAGTCCACCCTCGTCGAGGGGGTGGCCGGGGCGTTCGGCATGGGGCCGGAGGGCGGGTCGACGGGGTCGCGGCACAGCACGCGGCCCACGGAGTCGGCGCTGGCGGACGAGCTGAAGCTGCTGCGGGGTGCGGGGGCGCCGCGGCGCGGGTTCTTCCTGCGGGCCGAGACGATGCACGGCTTCTACACGTACCTCGAGGAGCACCCCGGCGGGTACGACCCGGACTTCCACGAGATGTCGCACGGCGAGTCGTTCCTCGCGCTCATCGGCAGCCGCATGATGCAGCCCGGCTTCTACGTGCTGGACGAGCCGGAGTCGGCGCTGTCGTTCACCGGGTCGCTCGCGCTGCTCCAGCACCTGCACGAGCTGGCGAGCGGCGGCTCGCAGGTGCTGCTGTCGACGCACTCGCCGCTGCTGGCGGCGCTGCCCGGTGCGCAGGTGTGGGAGGTCGGGGAGTGGGGGATGCGCCGGTGCGCGTGGGAGGACCTGGAGCTCGTGCAGTCCTGGCGCGGCTTCCTCGACTCCCCGCAGCGCTACCTGCGCCACGTCCTGACGTGA
- a CDS encoding DUF2867 domain-containing protein: MLRRPLPHDGLLAGALGRVDDGDVWETPLVADDSRSVDAWHAALVSATPGWVDRLMSLRNRLVRLVGIEPVPNGSEAGFPVLARADDEILLGIDDVHLAFRVSIRVVDDAVRVGTVVEIRNGRGRAYWAVVRRIHPRVVRALLRRVQVPV, encoded by the coding sequence GTGCTCCGGCGCCCGCTCCCGCACGACGGCCTGCTTGCCGGGGCCCTCGGGCGCGTTGACGACGGCGACGTCTGGGAGACACCGCTCGTCGCCGACGACAGCCGATCGGTCGACGCGTGGCACGCCGCCCTCGTCTCGGCGACGCCCGGCTGGGTGGACCGGTTGATGTCCCTGCGCAACAGGCTCGTGCGCCTGGTCGGGATCGAGCCCGTGCCGAACGGCTCCGAGGCAGGCTTCCCGGTCCTGGCCCGGGCGGACGACGAGATCCTGCTCGGCATCGACGACGTCCACCTCGCGTTCCGCGTCAGCATCCGCGTCGTCGACGATGCCGTGCGTGTCGGCACCGTCGTCGAGATCCGCAACGGCCGGGGACGCGCCTACTGGGCCGTGGTGCGACGCATCCACCCGCGCGTCGTCCGCGCCCTCCTGCGCCGTGTGCAGGTGCCGGTCTGA
- a CDS encoding NUDIX hydrolase encodes MTSLDPTGRSLDDYPRPSVAVDTAVLTVARGALCVLLVRAPDAEPSLAWRLPGTFLHVGETLADAVTRSLRQKAGVADLHPQQLHVFDDPARDDRGRVLSVAHLAVVRADRVPARDGNRLVPVADVPALPFDHGAIIGFAVTALRERYRTAPDPSGLVDAAEPDGSFTLRELRLVHEAVAGHRLPPDAFRRTMRHHLTETGRTSTGRRGKPAELYRRRGGPSVPE; translated from the coding sequence GTGACGTCCCTCGACCCGACGGGCCGCTCGCTCGACGACTACCCGCGACCGTCCGTCGCGGTGGACACCGCGGTCCTGACCGTCGCGCGCGGCGCCCTGTGCGTCCTTCTGGTCCGCGCCCCCGACGCGGAGCCGTCGCTCGCCTGGCGGCTGCCCGGCACGTTCCTGCACGTCGGCGAGACCCTCGCCGACGCCGTCACCCGCTCCCTGCGGCAGAAGGCCGGGGTCGCCGACCTGCACCCCCAGCAGCTGCACGTCTTCGACGACCCCGCCCGCGACGACCGCGGCCGCGTCCTGTCCGTCGCCCACCTCGCCGTCGTCCGGGCCGACCGCGTCCCCGCCCGGGACGGCAACCGCCTCGTGCCGGTCGCCGACGTCCCCGCCCTGCCCTTCGACCACGGCGCGATCATCGGCTTCGCCGTCACCGCCCTCCGCGAGCGCTACCGCACCGCCCCCGACCCCTCCGGCCTCGTCGACGCCGCCGAGCCCGACGGCTCCTTCACCCTCCGCGAGCTCCGCCTCGTCCACGAGGCCGTCGCAGGCCACCGCCTGCCCCCGGACGCCTTCCGCCGCACCATGCGCCACCACCTCACGGAGACGGGCCGCACGAGCACCGGCCGCCGCGGCAAGCCCGCCGAGCTCTACCGGCGACGAGGCGGGCCGAGCGTCCCGGAGTAG
- a CDS encoding AAA family ATPase, giving the protein MTGDARPGADRAWVLLTALPPTTGHEDLVRFAALAAREVHVVLCTQPSEPMPAERHAAVRAMAARLDPHGAVHVHHVHEEMPQEPADTPDFWPMWHRLLVGLGARPGDLVVASEPYGAELAAVIEGRFLPYDPGRLANPAKATRLREAPIEHFADLLDEFAPVLRKRVTLFGAESVGKTTLTRRMEERGLAVAQPEWARPYLELDAVGPDVTAAKMRAIWHGQLAQQRAAEAIAARRRRPFVVQDTDLYSTVGYWLLKGEEFGEPDVPAGLWADAAAHASDLYVILGQDPVPFAADPLRYGGDRRETTDQFWIDLCEQAGVPWVLVDEHGLQAREERVVAELRRLFGTPLAYRRRGSEYAPAAVAP; this is encoded by the coding sequence ATGACCGGCGACGCCCGCCCCGGGGCCGACCGCGCGTGGGTCCTGCTCACCGCGCTCCCGCCGACGACCGGGCACGAGGACCTCGTGCGGTTCGCCGCGCTGGCCGCCCGCGAGGTCCACGTGGTGCTGTGCACGCAGCCCAGCGAGCCGATGCCCGCCGAGCGGCACGCCGCGGTGCGCGCGATGGCGGCCCGGCTCGACCCGCACGGCGCCGTGCACGTCCACCACGTCCACGAGGAGATGCCGCAGGAGCCCGCCGACACCCCCGACTTCTGGCCGATGTGGCACCGCCTCCTCGTCGGGCTCGGCGCCCGCCCGGGCGACCTCGTCGTCGCGTCCGAGCCGTACGGCGCCGAGCTCGCCGCCGTGATCGAGGGTCGGTTCCTGCCGTACGACCCCGGCCGCCTCGCCAACCCCGCCAAGGCCACCCGCCTCCGCGAGGCGCCGATCGAGCACTTCGCGGACCTGCTCGACGAGTTCGCACCGGTGCTGCGCAAGCGTGTGACCCTGTTCGGGGCCGAGTCGGTGGGCAAGACGACGCTGACCCGGCGCATGGAGGAGCGCGGCCTCGCCGTCGCGCAGCCGGAGTGGGCGCGCCCCTACCTCGAGCTCGACGCCGTCGGCCCCGACGTCACCGCGGCGAAGATGCGTGCGATCTGGCACGGCCAGCTCGCCCAGCAGCGGGCCGCCGAGGCGATCGCAGCCCGCCGGCGCCGGCCGTTCGTCGTCCAGGACACCGACCTGTACTCCACCGTCGGGTACTGGCTGCTCAAGGGCGAGGAGTTCGGCGAGCCGGACGTGCCCGCGGGCCTGTGGGCCGACGCCGCCGCGCACGCGAGCGACCTCTACGTGATCCTCGGGCAGGACCCCGTGCCGTTCGCCGCCGACCCCCTGCGCTACGGCGGCGACCGCCGCGAGACCACCGACCAGTTCTGGATCGACCTGTGCGAGCAGGCCGGCGTGCCCTGGGTGCTGGTCGACGAGCACGGGCTCCAGGCGCGGGAGGAGCGCGTCGTCGCCGAGCTTCGGCGCCTGTTCGGCACACCGCTGGCCTACCGCCGTCGCGGGTCGGAGTACGCGCCCGCCGCGGTCGCACCGTGA
- the pnuC gene encoding nicotinamide riboside transporter PnuC gives MPRGFTASAPSSARRDIAVSVVAAVLLTGASYGIGVLAGWVDAVGWLEAFAVATSYSCTILCIRQRRANYVVGAVSTAAYAVLFLQNGLLASALLNLYLTPQLVYGWFRWRRDEQTRPVTWLVRDWRWIPVYLGVTGAAYLGAIWLVGALGGRLVWADAAILAGSLLAQFLLDNKRIETWFVWVAVNVLAVGTYLSAGLVVAGLQYVVFVVTAVLGFRAWLRSTR, from the coding sequence ATGCCTCGGGGCTTCACCGCATCCGCTCCCTCCTCCGCCCGGCGCGACATCGCCGTGTCGGTCGTGGCGGCGGTGCTGCTCACCGGGGCCAGCTACGGGATCGGCGTGCTCGCCGGGTGGGTCGACGCGGTGGGCTGGCTGGAGGCCTTCGCCGTGGCGACGTCGTACTCGTGCACGATCCTGTGCATCCGGCAGCGGCGCGCCAACTACGTGGTCGGGGCGGTCAGCACCGCCGCGTACGCGGTCCTCTTCCTGCAGAACGGGCTGCTGGCCTCGGCGCTGCTGAACCTCTACCTCACCCCGCAGCTCGTGTACGGGTGGTTCCGGTGGCGGCGGGACGAGCAGACGCGTCCGGTGACGTGGCTCGTGCGCGACTGGCGGTGGATCCCGGTGTACCTCGGCGTCACGGGCGCCGCCTACCTCGGGGCGATCTGGCTGGTCGGCGCCCTGGGTGGGCGTCTCGTCTGGGCGGACGCGGCGATCCTCGCGGGCTCGCTGCTGGCCCAGTTCCTGCTCGACAACAAGCGCATCGAGACGTGGTTCGTGTGGGTCGCGGTCAACGTTCTGGCGGTCGGGACGTACCTCAGCGCGGGCCTGGTCGTGGCGGGGCTCCAGTACGTCGTCTTCGTCGTCACGGCTGTGCTCGGTTTCCGCGCGTGGCTGCGGAGCACGCGATGA
- a CDS encoding DUF429 domain-containing protein, whose amino-acid sequence MTRHVGIDLAWGTTARTGVAVLDEAGRLVHSSSVVTDAQIDDVLAEHVGAAPVVAAIDAPLVVPNATGMREAERLVTRHFGRFSAGAYPANRANPHFDPPRAESLARRHGWATDPGVRPDDATSVAVEVYPHPAMVMLFGLDRVLPYKARRGRDVASRTAAWQLLLDHLDRVAGTLLGLPTSPRWAEIRHAAAAAHRPVDLDRLEDEVDAIVCAYLAWLWHHEPERMVVLGTAADGYIVVPGLPDPHEARSRPTTPRRDPDAARRRAVDAVLAEMPMLTPEAARRLVAIVSVELQA is encoded by the coding sequence GTGACGCGGCACGTCGGGATCGACCTCGCCTGGGGCACCACCGCGCGCACCGGCGTCGCCGTGCTGGACGAGGCCGGCCGGCTGGTGCACTCGTCGAGCGTGGTGACGGACGCGCAGATCGACGACGTGCTGGCCGAGCACGTCGGCGCCGCGCCCGTCGTCGCGGCGATCGACGCCCCGCTGGTCGTGCCCAACGCCACGGGGATGCGGGAGGCCGAGCGGCTCGTCACCCGCCACTTCGGCCGGTTCTCCGCCGGTGCCTACCCCGCCAACCGCGCCAACCCGCACTTCGACCCGCCGCGCGCCGAGTCCCTGGCGCGCCGCCACGGCTGGGCGACCGACCCCGGCGTGCGCCCCGACGACGCCACGTCCGTCGCCGTCGAGGTGTACCCGCACCCGGCGATGGTCATGCTCTTCGGGCTGGACCGCGTGCTGCCGTACAAGGCGAGGCGGGGCCGCGACGTCGCCTCCCGCACCGCCGCGTGGCAGCTGCTGCTCGACCATCTCGACCGCGTCGCCGGCACGCTCCTCGGCCTGCCGACCAGCCCGCGCTGGGCCGAGATCCGGCACGCGGCCGCGGCAGCCCACCGGCCCGTCGACCTCGACCGCCTCGAGGACGAGGTCGACGCGATCGTCTGCGCCTACCTCGCGTGGCTCTGGCACCACGAGCCCGAGCGCATGGTCGTCCTCGGCACGGCCGCCGACGGCTACATCGTGGTGCCCGGCCTTCCCGATCCGCACGAGGCGCGCTCCCGGCCGACCACGCCACGCCGGGACCCGGACGCCGCCCGGCGACGGGCCGTCGACGCGGTGCTCGCCGAGATGCCCATGCTCACCCCCGAGGCAGCGCGACGGCTCGTCGCGATCGTCTCCGTCGAGCTCCAGGCCTGA
- a CDS encoding HNH endonuclease signature motif containing protein, translating into MTGNAWSCYTGVSDVVGDALYEDRPGSRYAYDSHVVNHRGITVGDVILIRDKHLVYGHAVVEDIEARPDEKTMLRCPRCGSSRLSERRALLPRFRCLADRFEFDEPQVEQKAVTAYTAHYESTWLDFDPPAPVRWLTDVYAGADRQNAIRRLDYGRALALIERFGGAEGQLHLNLLGAGQVPTGGHVDAVVRRRRGQQQFRERLLDRFGAVCAVTGRQPEAVLDAAHLQAFAVHEDHDVSGGLLLRADVHRLFDRLLLTIDTHDWTAQVAPKLVHRHPGLADLDGRPLQVAEHTLPRPDLLDVHRDAARARWRDLREAS; encoded by the coding sequence GTGACGGGCAACGCCTGGAGCTGCTACACCGGGGTCTCGGACGTCGTCGGTGACGCCCTCTACGAGGATCGCCCGGGCAGCCGGTACGCCTACGACTCGCACGTCGTGAACCACCGGGGCATCACAGTCGGCGACGTCATCCTGATCCGCGACAAGCATCTCGTCTACGGGCATGCCGTCGTCGAGGACATCGAGGCGCGGCCCGATGAGAAGACAATGCTGCGCTGCCCGCGGTGCGGGTCGTCACGCCTGAGCGAGCGGCGTGCGCTGCTGCCGAGGTTCCGGTGCCTGGCCGATCGGTTCGAGTTCGACGAGCCGCAGGTCGAGCAGAAGGCGGTCACCGCGTACACGGCGCACTACGAGAGCACGTGGCTCGACTTCGACCCGCCCGCACCCGTGCGGTGGCTGACCGACGTCTACGCCGGTGCCGACCGGCAGAACGCGATCCGCCGGCTCGACTACGGCCGGGCGCTGGCGCTGATCGAGCGGTTCGGCGGTGCGGAGGGGCAGCTGCACCTCAACCTCCTCGGCGCGGGTCAGGTGCCGACCGGGGGTCACGTCGACGCGGTCGTGCGGCGCCGTCGCGGCCAGCAGCAGTTCCGGGAGCGGCTGCTCGACCGGTTCGGAGCCGTCTGCGCAGTCACCGGGCGGCAGCCGGAGGCAGTGCTCGACGCCGCGCATCTGCAGGCGTTCGCCGTCCACGAGGACCACGACGTCAGCGGCGGGCTTCTCCTGCGCGCCGATGTTCACCGCCTCTTCGACCGGCTGCTGCTGACGATCGACACGCACGACTGGACGGCGCAGGTCGCCCCGAAGCTCGTGCACCGCCACCCCGGGCTGGCCGACCTCGACGGACGTCCCCTCCAGGTGGCCGAGCACACGCTGCCGCGCCCCGACCTCCTCGACGTCCACCGTGATGCCGCCCGTGCGCGGTGGCGTGACCTGCGCGAAGCCAGCTGA
- a CDS encoding RidA family protein — protein MEITRLQPDGLVVSPAFSHVAVVPPGATTIYLGGQNGVDETGAVVSPDVGAQAARALDNAAVALAAAGATLADVVQWTVLIAADADLGAAYGAIAHRLGGPGAPPLVTAARVAGLGVPGALIEVSAVAAKVPAQQD, from the coding sequence ATGGAGATCACCCGCCTGCAGCCGGACGGGCTCGTCGTGAGCCCGGCGTTCAGCCACGTCGCCGTCGTGCCGCCGGGCGCGACGACGATCTACCTCGGCGGTCAGAACGGCGTCGACGAGACGGGTGCGGTCGTCTCGCCGGACGTCGGCGCCCAGGCAGCCCGCGCCCTCGACAACGCCGCCGTCGCCCTCGCCGCCGCGGGCGCCACGCTCGCCGACGTCGTGCAGTGGACGGTCCTCATCGCGGCCGATGCCGATCTCGGTGCGGCCTACGGCGCCATCGCCCACCGCCTCGGCGGGCCGGGCGCCCCGCCGCTCGTCACCGCAGCCCGCGTGGCGGGCCTCGGCGTCCCCGGCGCCCTCATCGAGGTGAGCGCCGTGGCGGCGAAGGTGCCCGCGCAGCAGGACTGA
- a CDS encoding GNAT family N-acetyltransferase — protein MSAPAPETTLTWAAWDALTPRQAYEVLRLRVDVFVVEQECAYPELDGRDLEPSARHLLAVRDGAVVGTLRLLHDAARDDAPARARIGRVCVAASERGTGLASRMMTAAVGAGGAGEQVLDAQAHLEHWYARFGFRAASAPFHEDGIPHVTMTRASQEH, from the coding sequence ATGAGCGCACCCGCACCGGAGACGACGTTGACCTGGGCCGCGTGGGACGCCCTGACGCCGCGGCAGGCGTACGAGGTGCTGCGGCTGCGGGTCGACGTGTTCGTGGTCGAGCAGGAGTGCGCGTACCCCGAGCTCGACGGCCGCGACCTGGAGCCGTCGGCGCGCCACCTGCTGGCGGTGCGGGACGGCGCGGTCGTGGGGACGCTGCGGCTGCTGCACGACGCGGCCCGCGACGACGCCCCGGCGCGGGCACGCATCGGCCGAGTGTGCGTCGCGGCGTCCGAGCGCGGCACGGGGCTGGCGTCGCGGATGATGACGGCTGCCGTCGGGGCCGGCGGGGCGGGCGAGCAGGTGCTCGACGCGCAGGCGCACCTGGAGCACTGGTACGCCCGGTTCGGCTTCCGCGCCGCGTCGGCGCCGTTCCACGAGGACGGCATCCCCCACGTCACGATGACCCGCGCCTCCCAGGAGCACTGA
- a CDS encoding discoidin domain-containing protein → MPVPAPRQRRPLARRAAAALLALGLAGLGAGSVELGQAQPAAAADGTLCGTDVSASATATASSSGSPEWTGPERALDADAAWSRWVARDDADHPAQDDEHLTVDLGSAQPVCALKVYWSAAADYDVRVSTDGAAWTTVDTVRGSTTVGLVTSRFAETTARWVRVQGVARATADPYGVWDLRVLGPTTVALPTRDLFGPNVLVLDPAMPAADVQAVVDAVFEEQEDDQFGTDRRQLLFLPGEYDVDVRLGFTTSVAGTGQMPGDVVVRGDGGWVDAAWFDGNATQNFWRSAENLTVDLDDPATAPVETGPLRWAVAQASPMRRVQVLGDLALDSARYGWASGGYVADTAVTGTVTAYAQQQWYTRDSSVGGWDGGVWNMVFSGVTGPLPDADAWPTPPATALATTGPVAEKPYLYRADSGWRVAVPDRRDGTTGTTWAPPATSLAIGDFYVARETDSAATIQAALDAGRHLLVTPGVYHLDRTLEVTEPGTVVLGLGYATLVPEHGGPALHVADVDGVRVAGLVVDAPVGGSTGLVVVGDAGAHTDHAADPTVLQDVVLRVGGASAGSTGTALAVHADDTLLDHVWAWRADHGTGVGWDQNTADVGVHVTGDGVHAYGLFSEHFQTWSTRWSGERGRTVFYQNELPYDVPDQAAWQNGAVRGYAGYEVDEGVTTHEAWGLGVYSNFTEDSDEDEITVDNGFEVPQAPGVVLHRATVVSLGGEGVFEHVVNGVGDRADDGAVVSRVAVYPTGGDDPVWPPAAATPTPTPSPTPTPTPTPTPTPTPTPTPSMTPTPTVTPSPTPTATPRTTTTPSRTATPRPAGSAAAPGAVRVRLPEPRIQEDGRVSVVASGLRPGEAAQVWMYSDPVLLGVVTTDADGRVALTTALPPGTRAGTHTVVVVGLESGLEGRATLQVLSDVPAATGTLAATGGPPGGAALVALVLVTLGASGVVVARRRTA, encoded by the coding sequence GTGCCCGTCCCTGCCCCGCGTCAGCGTCGTCCTCTCGCCCGTCGGGCGGCTGCCGCGCTCCTCGCCCTTGGGCTGGCGGGGCTCGGCGCGGGCTCGGTGGAGCTCGGGCAGGCGCAGCCCGCCGCCGCAGCGGACGGCACCCTCTGCGGCACCGACGTGTCCGCGAGCGCCACGGCGACGGCGTCGTCGTCGGGGTCGCCCGAGTGGACCGGGCCGGAGCGCGCGCTCGACGCCGACGCCGCGTGGAGCCGGTGGGTCGCGCGGGACGACGCGGACCACCCGGCCCAGGACGACGAGCACCTGACCGTCGACCTCGGCTCCGCGCAGCCGGTGTGCGCGCTGAAGGTGTACTGGTCGGCGGCTGCCGACTACGACGTGCGGGTCTCGACGGACGGCGCCGCCTGGACGACGGTGGACACGGTGCGCGGCAGCACCACGGTGGGCCTGGTGACGTCGCGGTTCGCGGAGACGACGGCCCGCTGGGTGCGGGTGCAGGGCGTCGCCCGTGCGACGGCCGACCCGTACGGGGTGTGGGACCTGCGGGTGCTCGGGCCCACGACCGTCGCGCTGCCCACCAGGGACCTCTTCGGCCCGAACGTGCTGGTGCTCGACCCGGCCATGCCCGCGGCGGACGTCCAGGCGGTCGTCGACGCGGTGTTCGAGGAGCAGGAGGACGACCAGTTCGGCACGGACCGCCGCCAGCTGCTCTTCCTGCCCGGGGAGTACGACGTGGACGTGCGGCTCGGGTTCACCACGTCGGTCGCCGGGACGGGGCAGATGCCCGGTGACGTGGTGGTGCGCGGCGACGGCGGCTGGGTCGACGCGGCCTGGTTCGACGGCAACGCGACGCAGAACTTCTGGCGGTCGGCGGAGAACCTCACGGTCGACCTCGACGACCCCGCCACGGCGCCGGTCGAGACCGGTCCGCTGCGCTGGGCGGTCGCGCAGGCCTCGCCGATGCGGCGCGTGCAGGTGCTCGGCGACCTGGCGCTGGACTCGGCGCGGTACGGGTGGGCGTCGGGCGGGTACGTCGCCGACACCGCCGTGACCGGCACCGTCACGGCGTACGCGCAGCAGCAGTGGTACACCCGCGACAGCAGCGTCGGCGGCTGGGACGGCGGCGTCTGGAACATGGTGTTCTCGGGCGTCACCGGGCCCCTGCCCGACGCCGACGCGTGGCCGACCCCGCCGGCCACCGCCCTGGCCACCACCGGCCCCGTCGCCGAGAAGCCGTACCTGTACCGCGCCGACAGCGGCTGGCGCGTCGCCGTCCCCGACCGGCGCGACGGCACGACCGGCACCACGTGGGCCCCGCCCGCGACGTCCCTGGCGATCGGCGACTTCTACGTCGCCCGGGAGACGGACTCCGCCGCCACGATCCAGGCCGCGCTCGACGCCGGCCGGCACCTGCTCGTCACCCCCGGCGTCTACCACCTGGACCGCACGCTCGAGGTCACCGAGCCCGGCACCGTCGTCCTCGGCCTCGGGTACGCGACCCTCGTGCCCGAGCACGGCGGGCCCGCGCTGCACGTCGCGGACGTCGACGGCGTGCGCGTCGCCGGGCTCGTCGTCGACGCCCCCGTCGGCGGCTCCACCGGGCTGGTCGTCGTGGGCGACGCCGGCGCGCACACCGACCACGCCGCCGACCCGACGGTGCTGCAGGACGTCGTGCTGCGCGTCGGCGGTGCGAGCGCGGGCAGCACCGGCACCGCCCTCGCCGTCCACGCCGACGACACCCTGCTCGACCACGTGTGGGCGTGGCGCGCCGACCACGGCACCGGCGTCGGCTGGGACCAGAACACCGCGGACGTCGGCGTCCACGTGACCGGCGACGGCGTGCACGCCTACGGCCTGTTCTCCGAGCACTTCCAGACGTGGAGCACCCGGTGGTCCGGCGAGCGCGGGCGCACCGTCTTCTACCAGAACGAGCTGCCCTACGACGTGCCCGACCAGGCCGCCTGGCAGAACGGTGCCGTGCGCGGGTACGCCGGGTACGAGGTCGACGAGGGCGTGACCACGCACGAGGCGTGGGGGCTGGGCGTCTACAGCAACTTCACCGAGGACTCCGACGAGGACGAGATCACCGTCGACAACGGGTTCGAGGTGCCACAGGCCCCGGGCGTGGTGCTGCACCGGGCCACGGTCGTCTCCCTCGGCGGGGAGGGGGTGTTCGAGCACGTCGTGAACGGCGTCGGCGACCGGGCCGACGACGGTGCCGTGGTGAGCAGGGTCGCCGTCTACCCGACGGGCGGCGACGACCCCGTGTGGCCGCCGGCCGCCGCGACGCCGACGCCCACGCCGTCGCCCACGCCCACGCCCACGCCCACGCCCACGCCCACGCCCACGCCCACGCCCACGCCCAGCATGACCCCGACCCCGACCGTGACGCCGTCGCCCACACCGACCGCCACGCCGCGCACCACGACGACCCCGTCACGGACCGCGACGCCCCGCCCCGCGGGCTCGGCAGCGGCACCGGGCGCCGTCCGGGTGCGCCTGCCCGAGCCCCGGATCCAGGAGGACGGCCGGGTGTCCGTCGTCGCCAGCGGGCTGCGCCCGGGAGAGGCCGCGCAGGTGTGGATGTACTCCGACCCCGTCCTGCTCGGCGTGGTCACCACCGACGCCGACGGCCGCGTCGCCCTCACCACGGCCCTCCCGCCGGGCACGCGCGCCGGCACCCACACGGTCGTCGTCGTCGGCCTGGAGTCCGGGCTCGAGGGCCGCGCGACCCTGCAGGTCCTCTCCGACGTGCCGGCCGCGACCGGCACGCTCGCCGCCACCGGCGGGCCGCCGGGGGGCGCCGCGCTGGTCGCGCTCGTGCTCGTCACGCTCGGCGCGTCGGGCGTCGTCGTGGCCCGTCGCCGGACCGCCTGA